The proteins below are encoded in one region of Kineococcus rhizosphaerae:
- a CDS encoding excalibur calcium-binding domain-containing protein: MRGRAVVAAAALLVGGTVATAGTASAAECLQQPVQARYDQLGGAAGKLGGTAGCEQPTATGSFATFRNGAIYFSPGSGAWDVSGSFRDLWASTGWENGFLHYPTSGENPAGAGGVYQQYQGGTLYWSPSTGAHSVSGAFAQLFGSLGWENGFLGYPTSQEVPIRGGVFQLFQGGVAYWSPATGAHTVSGSFRDLYGRFGFENGCLGYPATQELPSVASGVYQRFQGGTAYWSPTTGAHALCGDLLAAYGSTGYEGGSLGYPTSDEYAIAGGRRVDFQGGYVEWSSATGARVNQQIAAAPTPPVTTPPSTGVYYANCTAVWNAIGRPIRSGEPGYRPGLDSDHDGVGCENDPR, translated from the coding sequence GTGCGAGGACGCGCGGTGGTGGCGGCAGCGGCGCTGCTGGTCGGGGGAACGGTCGCGACGGCGGGGACGGCCTCGGCCGCCGAGTGCCTGCAGCAGCCCGTCCAGGCGCGCTACGACCAGCTCGGCGGAGCCGCCGGGAAGCTCGGCGGCACCGCGGGGTGCGAGCAGCCGACGGCGACGGGCAGCTTCGCGACGTTCCGCAACGGCGCGATCTACTTCAGCCCGGGTTCCGGTGCCTGGGACGTCTCGGGGTCCTTCCGCGACCTGTGGGCCTCGACCGGCTGGGAGAACGGGTTCCTGCACTACCCGACCTCGGGGGAGAACCCGGCGGGGGCCGGTGGCGTCTACCAGCAGTACCAGGGCGGGACGCTGTACTGGTCACCGTCGACCGGCGCCCACAGCGTCTCGGGTGCGTTCGCGCAGTTGTTCGGGTCCCTCGGCTGGGAGAACGGGTTCCTCGGGTACCCGACCTCGCAGGAGGTCCCGATCCGCGGCGGCGTGTTCCAGCTGTTCCAGGGCGGCGTCGCCTACTGGTCGCCCGCGACGGGCGCGCACACGGTCTCCGGTTCCTTCCGCGACCTGTACGGCCGCTTCGGGTTCGAGAACGGCTGCCTCGGTTACCCCGCCACGCAGGAACTCCCGAGCGTCGCCTCCGGGGTCTACCAGCGCTTCCAGGGCGGGACGGCGTACTGGTCGCCGACCACGGGTGCCCACGCGCTGTGCGGTGACCTGCTCGCGGCCTACGGCTCGACGGGGTACGAGGGCGGTTCCCTCGGGTACCCCACGAGCGACGAGTACGCCATCGCCGGCGGGCGGCGGGTCGACTTCCAGGGCGGGTACGTCGAGTGGTCGTCGGCCACCGGGGCGCGGGTGAACCAGCAGATCGCCGCGGCTCCGACGCCGCCGGTGACGACGCCGCCGAGCACGGGCGTGTACTACGCGAACTGCACGGCGGTGTGGAACGCGATCGGGCGCCCGATCCGCAGCGGTGAGCCCGGTTACCGACCGGGCCTCGACAGCGACCACGACGGAGTGGGGTGCGAGAACGACCCACGCTGA
- a CDS encoding glycoside hydrolase family 3 protein has protein sequence MDAHPPVPRRLRRSRAAAVLAGLVAVTVGGTTAAGAAPATPAARTSAQPVLSTRGAPILDVGGLKFRDLDRDGRVTPYEDWRLTPEQRADDLLARLDLAQRAGLLVHGNLTSSGTTYDVAATVRDIADRHVTTMITRLSAEPAQIAEANNLVQLIAEQQPFGIPVLVSSDPRNGFSEVEGQTVAGKGTTSLPDPTGLAAAGDPDLTRRAGDVVRQEFRAMGIAQLLGPQADLATEPRWTRINGTFGSDAETARDEVRAYVDGVQGGTDGLTRDSVATVTKHWAGYGAQVNGYDSHYAYGRYAAFPGGNFEEHLVPYDGAFEAGTAGIMPTYSILENLVRDGHEVEQVGAGFNSYLLQDVLRGEKGFDGVVLSDWGITGDCPQECLDNRPPNSFIGSWGVGMPWGMENATRTERFAKALNAGVDQIGGDSDSTQVVAAVEQGLLSAERVAQAAHRVLVQKFQLGLFENPFVDPAAAGRLAGNARFQRIGDEAQERSLTLLQNTDDLLPVSRASVRTVYLAGIDPAVARARGLRVTEDPTKADLAVVRIADPRSGADLTGLEPTEEQADVRLLRAAAAAGTPTVAVPKLDRPLVLTGVASVADAVLANYGVSDEVLLDTVLGRRAPGGRLPFELPSSEAAVTAQLPDVADDSADPMFARGAGLSYDGR, from the coding sequence ATGGACGCCCACCCCCCGGTCCCCCGTCGCCTGCGCCGTTCGCGGGCCGCGGCCGTGCTCGCCGGTCTCGTCGCCGTGACCGTCGGCGGCACCACCGCCGCGGGTGCCGCCCCGGCCACCCCCGCCGCCCGCACGAGCGCGCAGCCGGTGCTGTCCACGCGCGGCGCCCCGATCCTGGACGTCGGCGGCCTGAAGTTCCGCGACCTCGACCGCGACGGCCGCGTGACCCCCTACGAGGACTGGCGCCTGACCCCCGAGCAGCGCGCGGACGACCTGCTGGCGCGCCTGGACCTCGCCCAGCGCGCCGGTCTGCTCGTCCACGGCAACCTCACGTCCTCCGGCACCACCTACGACGTCGCCGCCACTGTCCGCGACATCGCCGACCGGCACGTCACCACGATGATCACCCGCTTGTCGGCCGAACCCGCGCAGATCGCCGAGGCGAACAACCTCGTGCAGCTCATCGCCGAGCAGCAACCGTTCGGCATCCCCGTGCTCGTCTCCAGCGACCCCCGCAACGGCTTCTCCGAGGTCGAGGGGCAGACCGTCGCGGGCAAGGGCACCACGTCGCTGCCGGACCCGACCGGCCTGGCCGCCGCCGGCGACCCCGACCTGACCCGGCGCGCCGGCGACGTCGTGCGCCAGGAGTTCCGCGCCATGGGCATCGCCCAGCTCCTCGGGCCGCAGGCCGACCTCGCCACCGAACCGCGCTGGACGCGCATCAACGGCACCTTCGGCTCCGACGCCGAGACCGCCCGCGACGAAGTCCGTGCCTACGTCGACGGCGTGCAGGGCGGCACCGACGGCCTGACCCGCGACAGCGTCGCCACCGTCACCAAGCACTGGGCCGGGTACGGCGCCCAGGTCAACGGCTACGACTCGCACTACGCCTACGGCCGCTACGCCGCGTTCCCCGGAGGGAACTTCGAGGAGCACCTGGTGCCCTACGACGGCGCCTTCGAGGCCGGGACCGCCGGCATCATGCCGACCTACTCCATCCTCGAGAACCTCGTGCGCGACGGCCACGAGGTCGAGCAGGTGGGGGCCGGGTTCAACTCCTACCTGCTGCAGGACGTCCTGCGCGGCGAGAAGGGTTTCGACGGGGTCGTCCTGTCCGACTGGGGCATCACCGGCGACTGCCCGCAGGAGTGCCTCGACAACCGGCCGCCGAACAGCTTCATCGGCTCGTGGGGCGTGGGGATGCCCTGGGGCATGGAGAACGCCACCCGCACCGAGCGCTTCGCCAAGGCCCTGAACGCCGGCGTGGACCAGATCGGCGGGGACTCCGACTCCACGCAGGTCGTCGCCGCCGTCGAGCAAGGGCTGCTCAGCGCCGAGCGCGTCGCGCAGGCCGCCCACCGCGTCCTGGTCCAGAAGTTCCAGCTCGGCCTGTTCGAGAACCCGTTCGTCGACCCCGCGGCCGCGGGCCGGCTCGCCGGCAACGCCCGGTTCCAGCGAATCGGCGACGAGGCGCAGGAACGGTCGCTGACGTTGCTGCAGAACACCGACGACCTGCTGCCCGTCAGCCGCGCCTCCGTCCGCACCGTCTACCTCGCCGGCATCGACCCGGCCGTGGCGAGGGCCCGCGGGCTGCGCGTCACCGAGGACCCGACGAAGGCCGACCTCGCCGTCGTCCGCATCGCCGACCCGCGCTCCGGAGCCGACCTCACCGGCCTGGAACCCACCGAGGAGCAGGCCGACGTGCGTCTGCTGCGGGCCGCGGCCGCCGCCGGGACCCCCACCGTCGCCGTGCCCAAGCTCGACCGCCCGCTCGTCCTGACGGGCGTGGCCTCCGTCGCCGACGCCGTGCTCGCGAACTACGGCGTGTCCGACGAGGTGCTGCTCGACACCGTCCTGGGCCGGCGCGCGCCCGGTGGACGGCTGCCGTTCGAACTGCCGTCGTCCGAGGCCGCCGTCACGGCCCAGCTGCCCGACGTGGCCGACGACTCCGCCGACCCGATGTTCGCGCGGGGGGCGGGTCTGTCCTACGACGGGCGCTGA
- a CDS encoding TetR/AcrR family transcriptional regulator encodes MPTTDTSRRGGRGEYAKSALRRQEILDAALTVFAASGYRSASLREIADRIGISQQGLTYHFPTKDALLAAVLQARGERHRALFENGETTPAGHVRALLDLVEHNQATPGLVELHCTLSAEATAPDHPAHGYFQERYSGIVAHLGRVFGQLREQGLLREGADPAGCARGLVALMDGLQVQWLLSGRGFDMAADVRAHLTSVTTLDLT; translated from the coding sequence GTGCCGACCACCGACACCAGCCGCCGGGGCGGGCGCGGTGAGTACGCGAAGTCGGCCCTGCGCCGGCAGGAGATCCTCGACGCCGCGCTGACGGTCTTCGCCGCGTCCGGCTACCGCAGCGCCTCGCTGCGCGAGATCGCCGACCGCATCGGCATCTCCCAGCAGGGGCTGACGTACCACTTCCCCACCAAGGACGCCCTGCTCGCCGCGGTGCTGCAGGCGCGCGGCGAGCGCCACCGGGCGCTGTTCGAGAACGGCGAGACCACCCCGGCCGGGCACGTGCGGGCGCTGCTCGACCTGGTGGAGCACAACCAGGCGACCCCCGGGCTCGTCGAGCTGCACTGCACGCTGTCGGCCGAGGCCACCGCGCCCGACCACCCCGCCCACGGGTACTTCCAGGAGCGGTACTCCGGCATCGTCGCCCACCTCGGCCGCGTCTTCGGGCAGCTGCGCGAGCAGGGTCTGCTGCGGGAGGGGGCCGACCCCGCGGGCTGCGCGCGCGGGCTGGTCGCGCTCATGGACGGGCTGCAGGTGCAGTGGCTGCTGTCGGGCCGCGGCTTCGACATGGCCGCCGACGTCCGCGCGCACCTGACGTCGGTGACGACCCTCGACCTGACCTGA